One region of Mangifera indica cultivar Alphonso chromosome 3, CATAS_Mindica_2.1, whole genome shotgun sequence genomic DNA includes:
- the LOC123212577 gene encoding LOW QUALITY PROTEIN: light-harvesting complex-like protein 3 isotype 1, chloroplastic (The sequence of the model RefSeq protein was modified relative to this genomic sequence to represent the inferred CDS: inserted 1 base in 1 codon), with amino-acid sequence MSITIAFLSLSSPPSTHLHRTHLFATSTTHKPTLFLSSTRPSFFTFRASAADNGAGVSAPAAIVEEPKVPEAPEDPVGSNGAVEPQEVMVLTKFEDXKWINGTWDLKQFQKDGQTNWDAVIDAEVRRRKWLEDNPESSSNDDPVVFDTSIIPWWAWMKRFHLPEAELLNGRAAMIGFFMAYLVDSLTGVGLVDQMSNFFCKTLLFVAVVGVLLIRKNEDIETLKRLLEETTFYDKQWQATWQDETSGGIKNE; translated from the exons ATGTCCATAACCATAGCTTTCCTTTCTCTCTCCTCTCCTCCATCTACTCATCTCCACAGAACCCATTTATTTGCTACTAGTACTACCCACAAACCCACTCTTTTTCTCTCCTCTACCAGGCCATCTTTCTTCACTTTCAGGGCCTCAGCAGCTGACAATGGAGCTGGAGTCTCAGCCCCTGCTGCCATCGTGGAGGAACCAAAGGTCCCCGAAGCTCCAGAGGACCCCGTGGGGTCCAATGGGGCTGTAGAGCCCCAAGAAGTCATGGTTTTGACCAAGTTTGAGG CCAAATGGATTAACGGAACTTGGGACTTGAAGCAGTTTCAAAAAGATGGGCAGACCAATTGGGATGCTGTTATTGATGCCG AAGTTAGGAGAAGAAAATGGCTTGAGGATAATCCAGAATCATCCAGTAATGATGATCCTGTAGTTTTTGACACCTCAATTATACCTTGGTGGGCATGGATGAAGAGGTTCCATCTTCCTGAAGCTGAACTTCTTAATG GCCGTGCTGCCATGATAGGTTTCTTCATGGCTTATCTAGTTGATAGCTTGACCGGAGTAGGTTTGGTCGACCAAATGAGCAACTTCTTTTGCAAGACTCTATTATTTGTTGCTGTCGTTGGGGTGCTTCTAATCAGAAAGAATGAGGATATTGAAACTCTGAAAAGGCTTCTAGAGGAGACAACCTTTTATGACAAGCAATGGCAAGCAACATGGCAAGATGAGACTTCCGGAGGTATTAAAAATGAGTAG
- the LOC123212163 gene encoding ATP-dependent Clp protease proteolytic subunit-related protein 4, chloroplastic, with protein sequence MEVATASASSFLLHTGMLAAPPRTSPQAIVATSSSPFRTSLSTSFLSPFSNGSISADFSGLKLRPQSLNPDSFKRSKAKRPVVTMVIPFTRGSAWEQPPPDLASYLYKNRIVYLGMSLVPSVTELILAEFLYLQYEDADKPIYLYINSTGTTKGGEKLGYETEAFAIYDVMSYVKPPIFTLCVGNAWGEAALLLAAGATGNRSALPSSTIMIKQPIARFQGQATDVDLARKEIKNVKAELVKLYAKHTGKTPEQIEADIRRPKYFSPSEAVEYGIIDKVLYNERSPEDHGVVSDLKKAQLI encoded by the exons ATGGAAGTAGCCACCGCATCAGCATCGAGCTTCCTGCTCCATACGGGCATGTTAGCAGCACCACCACGGACCTCCCCACAAGCCATAGTTGCAACTTCTTCGTCTCCTTTCAGAACCTCCCTATCCACCAGTTTTCTTTCTCCGTTTTCCAATGGTAGCATCTCCGCTGACTTTTCCGGACTCAAGCTTCGACCCCAATCGCTCAACCCGGATTCCTTTAAACGTTCCAAGGCCAAGAGGCCTGTTGTTACCATG GTTATTCCTTTTACAAGGGGAAGTGCATGGGAGCAACCTCCTCCAGACTTAGCATCTTACTTGTACAAGAATCGAATTGTTTACTTGGGCATGTCTCTTGTTCCTTCGGTTACAGAGCTGATACTAGCTGAATTTCTTTATCTACAGTATGAAGATGCTGATAAGCCTATTTACTTATACATAAATTCTACTGGAACAACCAAG GGTGGCGAGAAGCTGGGATATGAAACTGAGGCTTTTGCAATATATGATGTTATGAG TTATGTGAAGCCACCTATTTTTACTCTTTGTGTGGGTAATGCTTGGGGTGAAGCAGCTCTACTTTTGGCTGCTGGTGCTACAGGAAATCGCTCAGCCTTGCCTTCATCAACAATCATGATAAAGCAG CCAATTGCAAGGTTTCAAGGACAAGCAACTGATGTGGACCTTGcaaggaaagaaataaagaatgtGAAAGCAGAGTTG GTTAAACTTTATGCAAAGCATACTGGAAAAACACCTGAGCAGATTGAAGCTGACATCAGGCGCCCAAAATACTTTAGTCCCAGTGAGGCAGTTGAATATGGCATCATAGATAAG GTACTGTACAACGAGAGAAGTCCTGAAGACCACGGAGTTGTTTCTGACTTGAAAAAGGCACAACTGATTTAA
- the LOC123211900 gene encoding histone-lysine N-methyltransferase, H3 lysine-9 specific SUVH6-like yields the protein MVVMDNFLHTESARVVSLSNGSCSEDRSGILPMENGYCGSQHGLPKFKRRRVSAVRDFPPGCGRFVLQTPNRDTVVGIVCPEADNLVHSSNHLEKPELVSADPEGALFPESENLKLLECKISTESKHLTGADVGTAKKEMSLESGVKASSLPDQRIAAPGISHENSVTKKYPPRRKVSAIRDFPPFCGPNAPCLCKEEFSEKFASSKSLDEEKSVTEERSVRGTVETDVKQMDEDGYQGYAYKSKLNDDVSKIICDQDLSDLKECATMGMKKHDEFEILSNSIIKNNQEDSRENSITSPRGTEQYRSELKIGLKSSNKDVGVLEENLLRDTVVHAEEKQSDRNCSDLSESGDQFIEEGPDYSQFASNLVIVQGLMASSNCPWRQGKGAFKSKCAVVTGESKRKKHDMLPVCTSASKRKNEAESSRGTLSKKKLSSAAEVDKTVVPLMILDGEDSLGNDGEHKEIQVDHRSLTVDVNLLPSRPSSSMCSGAYNDVTGARNKVRETLRLFQAVCRKLLQEEESKANEQNNRKRIDYLAAKILKNKGKYVNDGNKIIGSVPGVEVGDEFHYRIELNIIGLHRPIQGGIDYVKHKGKVLATSIVASGGYDDDLDNSDVLTYTGQGGNVTNGGKEPEDQKLERGNLALLTSRYEKNPVRVIRGETRGSDSGRTYIYDGLYLVEKSWQDLGPHGKLVFKFRLARIPGQPELAWKVVKKCKKFKVREGVCVTDISQGHELIPICAVNTIDEEKPPPFTYTTQMIYPDWCHPVPSKGCDCTNICSDSGKCSCAAKNGGEIPYNHNGAIVEVKPLVYECGPACKCPPSCYNRVSQKGIIFQLEIFKTESRGWGVRSLNSISSGSFICEYVGELLEEKEAEKRTGNDEYLFDIGNNSNEKSLWDCLSTLMPDTQSTSCGVVEDGGFTIDAAQYGNVGRFINHSCSPNLYAQNVLYDHEDKRIPHIMLFAAENIPPLQELTYHYNYVIDQVRDSDGNIKKKSCYCGSSECTGRLY from the coding sequence ATGGTGGTTATGGACAATTTTCTGCATACAGAGTCTGCAAGAGTGGTTTCATTGAGTAATGGTAGTTGTTCTGAGGACAGATCAGGAATATTGCCAATGGAAAATGGTTATTGTGGTTCTCAGCATGGTTTACCCAAGTTTAAGCGGCGGAGAGTTTCTGCTGTTCGAGATTTTCCTCCAGGTTGTGGACGGTTTGTCTTGCAGACACCCAATAGAGATACTGTTGTTGGTATAGTTTGCCCTGAGGCAGATAATCTTGTGCACTCATCTAATCATTTGGAGAAGCCTGAATTGGTGAGTGCTGATCCTGAAGGAGCTTTGTTTCCAgaatctgaaaatttaaaacTGTTAGAATGCAAAATCTCTACTGAGTCAAAGCATTTGACTGGGGCAGATGTTGGCACTGCAAAGAAAGAGATGTCCCTGGAAAGTGGTGTGAAGGCATCATCACTGCCTGACCAGCGAATTGCTGCTCCAGGTATCAGTCATGAGAATTCAGTAACTAAAAAATATCCACCTAGGAGAAAAGTTTCAGCGATTAGAGACTTTCCTCCATTTTGTGGGCCAAATGCTCCATGTCTTTGTAAGGAAGAGTTCAGTGAAAAGTTTGCTTCTTCAAAGAGTTTGGATGAGGAGAAGTCTGTTACAGAAGAAAGGTCTGTGAGAGGGACTGTGGAGACTGATGTGAAACAAATGGACGAGGATGGTTATCAAGGGTATGCATACAAGAGTAAGTTGAATGATGATGTTTCCAAAATCATCTGTGATCAAGATCTATCTGATCTTAAAGAATGTGCAACCATGGGAATGAAGAAACATgatgagtttgaaattttgtCTAATAGCATTATAAAGAATAATCAGGAAGATTCTAGAGAAAATAGCATTACATCTCCACGAGGGACTGAACAATATAGGTCTGAACTTAAGATTGGTTTAAAATCAAGTAACAAGGATGTTGGAGTTTTGGAGGAAAATCTGTTGAGGGATACTGTGGTTCATGCAGAGGAGAAACAGTCAGACAGGAATTGTTCAGATTTATCTGAAAGTGGTGACCAATTCATAGAGGAAGGTCCTGATTATTCACAGTTTGCATCGAATTTGGTTATTGTGCAAGGTCTCATGGCATCCTCAAATTGTCCTTGGAGACAGGGGAAAGGGGCCTTTAAATCTAAGTGTGCTGTTGTTACTGGTGAAAGCAAAAGAAAGAAGCATGATATGCTGCCAGTATGTACATCTGCTTCGAAGAGAAAGAATGAAGCAGAGAGCTCTAGAGGGACACTcagtaagaaaaaattatcatcagCTGCAGAGGTAGATAAAACTGTGGTTCCATTAATGATTTTGGATGGGGAAGATTCTCTTGGAAATGATGGGGAACATAAAGAAATTCAGGTGGATCATAGATCTCTCACTGTTGATGTAAACCTCCTTCCTTCACGTCCAAGTAGTTCAATGTGTAGCGGTGCTTACAATGATGTTACTGGTGCTCGAAACAAAGTGAGGGAAACATTGCGCCTTTTCCAAGCTGTATGTAGGAAGCTGTTGCAGGAAGAAGAATCAAAGGCTAATGAACAAAACAATCGTAAGAGAATTGATTATCTAGCAGCTAAAATTCTCAAAAACAAAGGGAAATATGTCAATGATGGCAATAAAATCATTGGGTCTGTTCCTGGAGTTGAAGTTGGTGATGAGTTTCATTATAGGATAGAGCTCAATATTATTGGTCTTCATCGCCCAATTCAGGGTGGTATTGATTATGTCAAGCATAAAGGAAAGGTTCTTGCCACAAGTATTGTAGCATCTGGGGGTTATGATGATGACTTGGATAACTCAGATGTCCTGACTTATACAGGTCAAGGAGGAAATGTAACCAATGGAGGGAAAGAACCAGAGGATCAGAAGCTTGAACGAGGGAATCTTGCTTTGCTGACTAGCAGGTATGAAAAGAATCCTGTAAGAGTAATCCGTGGAGAGACAAGGGGCTCTGATTCTGGTAGGACATACATTTATGATGGGCTATATTTGGTGGAAAAATCCTGGCAGGATTTGGGGCCACATGGTAAACTAGTTTTCAAGTTTAGGTTGGCTCGAATTCCTGGTCAGCCGGAACTTGCTTGGAAGGTggtaaagaaatgcaaaaaGTTTAAAGTACGTGAGGGTGTATGCGTAACTGATATCTCACAAGGACATGAGTTGATTCCCATTTGTGCTGTGAACACCATAGATGAGGAGAAGCCTCCACCATTTACATACACTACTCAGATGATATATCCTGATTGGTGTCACCCTGTTCCCTCGAAGGGCTGTGATTGCACGAATATATGTTCAGATTCGGGGAAATGTTCTTGTGCAGCCAAAAATGGTGGAGAGATCCCATACAACCACAATGGTGCAATTGTTGAAGTGAAGCCCCTTGTCTATGAGTGTGGTCCTGCTTGCAAGTGTCCTCCTTCTTGCTATAATAGAGTCAGTCAGAAGGGTATCATATTTCAGCTTGAAATCTTTAAAACTGAATCTAGGGGCTGGGGTGTGAGATCCCTAAATTCCATTTCTTCAGGAAGTTTTATCTGTGAGTATGTAGGAGAGCTCCTTGAAGAGAAAGAAGCTGAAAAAAGAACTGGTAATGATGAGTATTTGTTTGATATAGGGAACAATAGCAATGAAAAATCTCTTTGGGATTGTCTTTCAACCCTCATGCCGGATACACAGTCAACTTCTTGTGGAGTTGTGGAGGATGGTGGGTTTACCATTGATGCAGCACAGTACGGTAATGTGGGAAGATTCATTAATCATAGTTGTTCTCCTAATCTCTATGCCCAAAATGTCCTGTATGACCATGAGGACAAAAGAATACCTCATATAATGCTCTTTGCTGCTGAGAACATTCCTCCCTTGCAGGAGCTTACTTATCACTACAATTATGTCATAGATCAGGTTCGTGATTCAGATGGAAATATTAAGAAGAAGAGTTGCTATTGTGGTTCTTCAGAATGCACTGGTAGGTTGTATTGA
- the LOC123211475 gene encoding uncharacterized protein LOC123211475, which yields MDFDKLCFVSFSQERLLRRTHFVGEPESESDKNDSEDSREEETPQECTGIMMMSPPESSDEDDQNDNVSSHDIDVFQTPPEGSLIASSNGNRNDRSVVVKERIASGCTDGENAVNLGADTDLGFSELESQKFKGVNEVIHSESNVVSSLKRKAVADKCLSGSLMKQPKLLDENLISKSPNQVLDSDAEENEESIMKSPVNSNSDRVIHRTGGSKSPQIIQIGEGSSAKRKLYFTTEVLELETEVIDRDLMSGKGLENNTRNGEGNSNLGRKNMDDINKFRYVGPSTSNSCQTERRSQGVRALPVSICGQPEVDAGKESDLGKNHGEITLLDVLRMLAAKCDYYISLENRSILDVAKSRGMTFP from the coding sequence ATGGATTTTGATAAACTCTGCTTCGTGTCATTCTCCCAAGAACGTCTGTTACGTCGCACTCATTTCGTTGGAGAACCTGAATCGGAAAGCGACAAAAACGATTCGGAAGATTCGCGAGAAGAAGAAACTCCCCAGGAATGTACCGGGATCATGATGATGTCACCTCCTGAAAGTTCTGATGAAGACGATCAGAATGACAATGTTTCCTCTCACGATATCGATGTTTTTCAGACCCCGCCTGAAGGTTCGCTCATAGCTAGCTCCAATGGTAATCGAAATGATCGGTCGGTTGTCGTTAAAGAAAGAATTGCCAGTGGTTGTACTGACGGAGAAAATGCGGTAAATCTGGGGGCTGATACGGATCTAGGGTTTTCAGAGCTGGAGTCCCAGAAATTCAAAGGGGTAAATGAGGTAATTCATAGTGAGTCAAATGTCGTTAGTTCTTTGAAGAGAAAAGCGGTTGCTGATAAATGTTTAAGTGGGTCTCTGATGAAACAACCGAAACTTttggatgaaaatttgatttccaaATCACCTAATCAAGTTTTAGATTCTGATGCAGAGGAAAATGAAGAAAGCATAATGAAATCTCCGGTGAATTCAAATTCTGATAGAGTTATTCACCGCACTGGTGGGTCTAAGTCCcctcaaattattcaaattggCGAAGGAAGTTCTGCTAAAAGGAAGCTGTATTTTACAACTGAGGTTTTGGAGTTAGAAACTGAAGTAATCGATAGGGATTTAATGTCCGGGAAAGGTTTGGAAAATAATACAAGAAACGGTGAGGGAAATTCAAATTTAGGTAGAAAGAACATGGATGATATTAACAAGTTTAGGTATGTTGGTCCAAGTACTAGTAATTCCTGTCAAACGGAGAGAAGAAGCCAGGGGGTGCGGGCTCTGCCTGTTTCAATATGTGGGCAGCCAGAAGTAGATGCTGGGAAGGAATCAGATTTGGGAAAGAATCATGGTGAGATCACTCTTTTGGATGTGTTGAGGATGCTGGCAGCAAAATGTGATTATTATATTAGTCTTGAGAATAGAAGTATCTTAGATGTTGCAAAGAGTCGTGGCATGACTTTCCCATAG
- the LOC123211471 gene encoding GATA transcription factor 26-like isoform X2 encodes MGKQGPCYHCGVTSTPLWRNGPPEKPVLCNACGSRWRTKGTLANYTPLHARAESDDYEDHRVARVKSISLNKNKDVKALKRKSSHDYMAAGGFVPDYNQGFRKVVEEDTSNRSSSGSAISNSESCVQFGSADASDLTGPAQSNVWDSLVPSKKRTCVNRPKPSPVEKLTKDLYTILHEQQSSYFSGSSEEDLLFESETPMVSVEIGHGSVLIRHPSSIARDEESEASSLSVENKQYSANEAYSRSLTLPVHNYNMGNNFSSSSMDKAKNPIGEGVQQDQLKRDKFQHEKLQVLGNYNSPLCDINLNDILNFEEFREHLTSEEQKELLKYLAPLDTDKFPDNLKSMFDSLQFKENLTSFQQLLAEGVFDLSFQGASTENCKTLKRLSLSNLTTSKWVEHYNLLKKCKSNAGASIVASGPNAVASNNVSNFKRSRDSQNQKFPEAKSMMKSPKRVIMKSTYESKELVDSDGSCFSPRRLFALPTDSSSLMLESLNFVDESSDQDLLLDVPSNSSFPQAELLHPALSFGQQASTSSSSVYPNPARP; translated from the exons CTTGCAAACTATACCCCACTTCATGCACGGGCTGAATCTGATGACTATGAGGATCACAGGGTTGCCAGAGTAAAGAGTATatctttaaacaaaaacaaagacgTGAAAGCTCTCAAACGAAAGTCAAGTCATGATTATATGGCAGCTGGAGGGTTTGTCCCTGATTACAACCAAGGTTTCCGAAAGGTTGTTGAAGAAGATACAAGTAATAGGTCCAGTTCTGGTTCAGCCATATCTAATTCTGAGAGCTGTGTACAATTTGGCAGTGCAGATGCAAGTGATTTGACAG GTCCAGCCCAGTCAAATGTATGGGACTCATTGGTGCCTTCCAAAAAGAGGACCTGTGTCAATCGTCCAAAACCATCTCCTGTGGAGAAACTTACCAAAGATTTGTATACTATTTTACATGAACAACAGTCTTCATACTTCTCTGGATCTTCAGAAGAGGATTTGCTTTTTGAGAGTGAAACACCAATGGTTTCTGTTGAGATAGGTCATGGAAGTGTTCTAATTCGACATCCAAGTTCAATTGCTCGAGATGAGGAATCTGAAGCTAGCTCCCTGTCAGTTGAAAACAAACAATACTCGGCAAATGAGGCATATTCACGTTCACTGACCCTCCCTGTACATAATTATAACATGGGTAACAACTTCTCAAGTAGTAGCATGGACAAAGCCAAGAACCCTATTGGAGAAGGGGTGCAACAAGATCAACTTAAGAG GGACAAATTTCAGCATGAAAAATTACAAGTCCTGGGAAATTATAATTCACCACTAtgtgatataaatttaaat GATATTCTCAACTTTGAGGAGTTTAGGGAACACTTGACAAGTGAGGAGCAGAAGGAACTACTGAAGTATCTTGCCCCACTTGACACTGACAAATTTCCGGATAA CCTCAAAAGTATGTTTGATAGCCTTCAATTCAAGGAGAACTTAACTTCCTTTCAGCAACTTCTGGCAGAAGGTGTCTTTGATTTATCATTCCAAGGAGCATCAACTGAAAACTGCAAGACTTTAAAAAGGCTTTCACTTTCCAATTTGACGACATCCAAATGGGTGGAACACTATAATTTACTCAAG AAGTGTAAAAGTAATGCTGGAGCGTCTATTGTTGCAAGCGGGCCAAATGCCGTTGCatcaaataatgtatcaaaTTTCAAGAGATCACGTGACAGCCAAAATCAGAAATTTCCAG AAGCAAAGAGTATGATGAAGAGCCCCAAAAGGGTGATCATGAAGTCTACATATGAAAGCAAGGAACTCGTAGACAGTGATGGCTCTTGCTTTAGTCCAAGAAGGTTATTTGCCTTGCCCACTGACAGTAGCTCCCTCATGCTGGAATCTCTCAATTTTGTAGATGAAAGTTCTGATCAGGATTTGCTGCTGGACGTGCCATCCAACAGCTCATTCCCTCAGGCAGAGCTCCTTCACCCAGCTCTAAGTTTTGGCCAACAGGCTAGCACTAGTAGTAGCTCAGTTTATCCAAATCCTGCCCGACCATAG
- the LOC123211471 gene encoding GATA transcription factor 26-like isoform X1 yields the protein MLERRDMGKQGPCYHCGVTSTPLWRNGPPEKPVLCNACGSRWRTKGTLANYTPLHARAESDDYEDHRVARVKSISLNKNKDVKALKRKSSHDYMAAGGFVPDYNQGFRKVVEEDTSNRSSSGSAISNSESCVQFGSADASDLTGPAQSNVWDSLVPSKKRTCVNRPKPSPVEKLTKDLYTILHEQQSSYFSGSSEEDLLFESETPMVSVEIGHGSVLIRHPSSIARDEESEASSLSVENKQYSANEAYSRSLTLPVHNYNMGNNFSSSSMDKAKNPIGEGVQQDQLKRDKFQHEKLQVLGNYNSPLCDINLNDILNFEEFREHLTSEEQKELLKYLAPLDTDKFPDNLKSMFDSLQFKENLTSFQQLLAEGVFDLSFQGASTENCKTLKRLSLSNLTTSKWVEHYNLLKKCKSNAGASIVASGPNAVASNNVSNFKRSRDSQNQKFPEAKSMMKSPKRVIMKSTYESKELVDSDGSCFSPRRLFALPTDSSSLMLESLNFVDESSDQDLLLDVPSNSSFPQAELLHPALSFGQQASTSSSSVYPNPARP from the exons CTTGCAAACTATACCCCACTTCATGCACGGGCTGAATCTGATGACTATGAGGATCACAGGGTTGCCAGAGTAAAGAGTATatctttaaacaaaaacaaagacgTGAAAGCTCTCAAACGAAAGTCAAGTCATGATTATATGGCAGCTGGAGGGTTTGTCCCTGATTACAACCAAGGTTTCCGAAAGGTTGTTGAAGAAGATACAAGTAATAGGTCCAGTTCTGGTTCAGCCATATCTAATTCTGAGAGCTGTGTACAATTTGGCAGTGCAGATGCAAGTGATTTGACAG GTCCAGCCCAGTCAAATGTATGGGACTCATTGGTGCCTTCCAAAAAGAGGACCTGTGTCAATCGTCCAAAACCATCTCCTGTGGAGAAACTTACCAAAGATTTGTATACTATTTTACATGAACAACAGTCTTCATACTTCTCTGGATCTTCAGAAGAGGATTTGCTTTTTGAGAGTGAAACACCAATGGTTTCTGTTGAGATAGGTCATGGAAGTGTTCTAATTCGACATCCAAGTTCAATTGCTCGAGATGAGGAATCTGAAGCTAGCTCCCTGTCAGTTGAAAACAAACAATACTCGGCAAATGAGGCATATTCACGTTCACTGACCCTCCCTGTACATAATTATAACATGGGTAACAACTTCTCAAGTAGTAGCATGGACAAAGCCAAGAACCCTATTGGAGAAGGGGTGCAACAAGATCAACTTAAGAG GGACAAATTTCAGCATGAAAAATTACAAGTCCTGGGAAATTATAATTCACCACTAtgtgatataaatttaaat GATATTCTCAACTTTGAGGAGTTTAGGGAACACTTGACAAGTGAGGAGCAGAAGGAACTACTGAAGTATCTTGCCCCACTTGACACTGACAAATTTCCGGATAA CCTCAAAAGTATGTTTGATAGCCTTCAATTCAAGGAGAACTTAACTTCCTTTCAGCAACTTCTGGCAGAAGGTGTCTTTGATTTATCATTCCAAGGAGCATCAACTGAAAACTGCAAGACTTTAAAAAGGCTTTCACTTTCCAATTTGACGACATCCAAATGGGTGGAACACTATAATTTACTCAAG AAGTGTAAAAGTAATGCTGGAGCGTCTATTGTTGCAAGCGGGCCAAATGCCGTTGCatcaaataatgtatcaaaTTTCAAGAGATCACGTGACAGCCAAAATCAGAAATTTCCAG AAGCAAAGAGTATGATGAAGAGCCCCAAAAGGGTGATCATGAAGTCTACATATGAAAGCAAGGAACTCGTAGACAGTGATGGCTCTTGCTTTAGTCCAAGAAGGTTATTTGCCTTGCCCACTGACAGTAGCTCCCTCATGCTGGAATCTCTCAATTTTGTAGATGAAAGTTCTGATCAGGATTTGCTGCTGGACGTGCCATCCAACAGCTCATTCCCTCAGGCAGAGCTCCTTCACCCAGCTCTAAGTTTTGGCCAACAGGCTAGCACTAGTAGTAGCTCAGTTTATCCAAATCCTGCCCGACCATAG